The Alnus glutinosa chromosome 7, dhAlnGlut1.1, whole genome shotgun sequence genome includes a region encoding these proteins:
- the LOC133873038 gene encoding protein SRC1-like: MAGIVHKIGETLNPGGNKKEDQQHQGQQHRAGDQYNTGDQYRGENRAGDQYKTGDQYRGENRAGDQYRGEQKAGDQYRPEHQGERKEGFGEKIKDKLHGGGEGQDGKKKKERKKHGEGHDGSSSDSD, translated from the coding sequence ATGGCAGGAATCGTGCACAAGATTGGAGAGACCCTCAACCCAGGAGGCAACAAGAAAGAAGACCAGCAGCACCAGGGACAGCAGCACAGGGCCGGAGATCAGTACAATACCGGAGATCAGTACCGTGGCGAGAACAGGGCTGGAGATCAGTACAAGACCGGAGATCAGTACCGTGGCGAGAACAGGGCCGGAGATCAGTACCGTGGCGAGCAAAAGGCCGGAGATCAGTACAGGCCTGAGCACCAGGGCGAGCGCAAGGAAGGGTTTGGAGAGAAGATCAAGGACAAGCTCCATGGCGGCGGCGAGGGCCAGGacggaaagaagaagaaggagaggaAGAAACATGGTGAAGGCCACGACGGCAGTAGCAGCGACAGCGACTAG